In Gemmatimonadaceae bacterium, one DNA window encodes the following:
- a CDS encoding cytochrome c peroxidase yields MTILVEEGTMRAYRTIAIGAAMLAAACSGDRNQRQTGADATAAKALPAVQSVDLTSGDLAMFAALPANMDIGGHPATDAQVALGRSLYYETVLSDAHDVSCNSCHPLNGYGADGRRLSFGHKGQLGSRNSPTVYNAAAQTAQFWDGRAPTVEEQAKGPILNPAEMGMTGSAAVLEHLKRSPKYRAAFAAAYPHEANPITYDNVGRAIGSFERGLVTPSRWDAFLKGDTTALTDQEKRGAKTFVAAGCTACHAGALVGGQVFQKAGLVRPWPSVADSGRIAVTHQASDLYVFKVPTLRNVEMTSPYFSDGSVGSLDSAIVLMGRYQLGVDLSADQVSDIHAWLRTLTGTIPVSYIAEPPLPGRKANF; encoded by the coding sequence GTGACAATTCTGGTTGAGGAGGGGACGATGCGTGCATATCGAACGATCGCTATCGGGGCGGCGATGCTGGCGGCGGCCTGCAGCGGCGACCGCAACCAACGGCAGACGGGGGCGGATGCAACGGCGGCCAAAGCGCTCCCCGCGGTGCAGTCCGTGGATCTGACGTCTGGGGATCTGGCCATGTTCGCTGCGCTACCGGCGAACATGGACATTGGCGGACACCCCGCGACGGACGCGCAGGTGGCGTTGGGGCGCTCGCTCTACTATGAGACCGTGCTCTCCGACGCGCACGACGTTTCATGCAACTCGTGCCACCCGTTGAACGGCTACGGAGCCGATGGGCGTCGGTTGAGCTTCGGCCACAAGGGGCAGTTGGGCAGCCGCAACTCGCCGACGGTGTACAACGCCGCCGCGCAGACCGCGCAGTTCTGGGACGGACGTGCGCCGACAGTTGAAGAACAGGCCAAGGGGCCGATTCTCAATCCTGCCGAGATGGGCATGACCGGTTCAGCCGCGGTACTCGAGCACCTCAAGAGATCGCCGAAATACCGGGCCGCATTCGCCGCCGCGTATCCTCACGAGGCCAATCCGATCACGTATGACAATGTAGGACGGGCGATTGGTTCGTTCGAACGCGGGCTGGTGACGCCGTCGCGCTGGGACGCCTTCCTCAAGGGCGACACCACGGCGCTCACCGACCAGGAGAAGCGCGGCGCCAAGACATTCGTCGCTGCGGGGTGCACGGCGTGCCACGCCGGGGCGCTGGTGGGTGGCCAGGTGTTCCAGAAGGCGGGGCTGGTGCGGCCGTGGCCGTCGGTGGCCGACAGCGGCCGGATTGCGGTCACCCATCAGGCGAGCGACCTGTACGTGTTCAAGGTGCCGACGCTCCGCAACGTCGAGATGACGAGCCCGTATTTCAGTGATGGTTCGGTGGGTTCGCTCGATTCCGCGATCGTTCTGATGGGCCGGTATCAGTTGGGGGTCGATCTCAGCGCCGACCAAGTCAGCGACATTCACGCTTGGCTGCGGACACTCACGGGGACGATCCCGGTGTCGTACATCGCCGAGCCGCCGCTGCCTGGAAGAAAGGCGAACTTCTGA